One genomic window of Ictalurus punctatus breed USDA103 chromosome 23, Coco_2.0, whole genome shotgun sequence includes the following:
- the cpa6 gene encoding carboxypeptidase A6 isoform X2, with the protein MASEVKVKRACAALVLGWLVFSNAASAYLYNNRYVGLLISDVQREMEKQTGYRSNRKRRSVLRYDYEVYHPLEEIQSWMFEVNRTHPHLVDLFSIGRSYEGRPLYVLQLGNRVRTSRKAVWMDCGVHAREWIGPAFCQWFVKEALNSYQHDSSMRRLLKQLNFYIMPVFNVDGYHYSWKHDRFWRKTRSKKAKYHCRGVDANRNFKVKWCEEGASTHPCDDTYCGPFPESEPEVKAVSRFLRKHKKHTRAYISIHAYAQMLLYPYSYKYGTIPNFDCVETAAQSAVSALYSAYGVRYRYGPASTTLYVSSGSSIDWAYKNGIPYAFAFELRDTGHYGFLLPEALIGPTCTETMRAVRAIASGLLKKCTG; encoded by the exons ACTGCTGATTTCCGATGTACAGAGGGAAATGGAGAAACAGACGGGCTATCGGTCAAACAGAAAGCGCAGATCGGTGTTACGGTACGATTACGAAGTGTATCATCCCCTGGAGGAG ATCCAGAGCTGGATGTTTGAAGTGAACCGGACCCACCCACACCTAGTGGACTTGTTTTCTATCGGACGATCCTACGAAGGGCGGCCCCTTTACGTGCTCCAG TTAGGAAACCGAGTTCGGACCAGTAGGAAGGCCGTGTGGATGGACTGCGGCGTCCATGCGCGGGAATGGATCGGCCCTGCTTTCTGTCAGTGGTTTGTGAAGGAA GCTTTGAACTCCTATCAGCACGACTCCAGCATGAGGCGACTGCTAAAGCAGCTGAACTTCTACATCATGCCCGTCTTCAACGTGGATGGATATCACTACAGCTGGAAACAT GATCGCTTTTGGAGGAAAACACGatcaaaaaaagccaaatacCACTGCCGTGGTGTCGATGCCAACCGAAACTTTAAAGTGAAGTGGTGCG AAGAAGGCGCCTCCACACACCCTTGTGATGACACCTACTGTGGCCCGTTCCCCGAGTCCGAGCCCGAGGTAAAGGCCGTCTCCCGGTTCCTGCGCAAGCACAAGAAACACACGAGGGCTTACATATCCATCCACGCCTATGCTCAGATGCTCCTCTATCCTTACTCCTACAAATATGGCACCATCCCCAATTTTGACTGTGTG GAAACAGCAGCTCAGAGTGCGGTGAGCGCGCTTTACTCCGCATACGGAGTCAGATACAGATACGGCCCTGCCTCCACCACACTGT ACGTAAGCTCAGGGAGTTCTATCGACTGGGCCTATAAGAACGGCATCCCCTATGCATTTGCGTTTGAGCTGCGGGATACAGGTCATTATGGTTTCCTCTTGCCAGAAGCCCTGATTGGCCCCACCTGCACTGAGACCATGAGGGCAGTAAGGGCCATCGCCTCAGGCCTGCTGAAGAAATGCACCGGGTGA